The stretch of DNA CCGCGACCGCGGTGCCCACCGGCCACGGGGTGGGATAGGCGCCGACATCCTGCACGTGGTCGATCTGCGCCGCGAGGATCGTGCCGTCCCCGTCGAAGGCGAAGCGCATGGCTCCGTGCTCGTGGCGCGCGGAGTTGGCCGCCATCAGGTTCTCGCGCCGGTCCTCGATCCACTTGACCGGAGCCGGCACCTTCCGCGCGGCGAGCAGCAGGCACATGTCCTCGCGCAGGGCCAGGACCTTCTGGCCGAAGCCGCCGCCGGCATCCCGCATGATCACGCGGATCCGGTGCTCGGGCAGGCCGAGGAGCCGCCCGGCGAACGCCCGCAGCTCGTGCGGCGACTGCGACGCGGCCCAGATCGTGAGCTCGCCGCCGGACCACTCCACGACGATCCCGCGGGTCTCCATCGGGACGGGCGCGTAGGCCTGCTGGTAGATCGTCTCCTCGAGGACGAGCGCAGCCGAGGCGCACACCTCGTCCACCCGCTCCGCCGGGCCGCTGTCCAGCCGGCCGGCCACGTTGTTCGGATACTCCCCGTGCACGAGCTCGGTCGACCCCTGGGCGTCGACGTAGTGGGCGACCGGCGGCAGCGGGTCGTACTCGACGTCCACCAGCTCGATGGCGTCCTCCGCGACATAGCGGTTGTCCGCGATGACGAGCGCGACGGGATCACCGACGAACCGGACCTCGTCCTGGGCGAGCGCCGGGCGCGGGGTGTCCGGACTGTCGCGGCCGGTGATCGCGTACCACTGCTCGTGGATGTCGGGGTTGAGGTCGGCGGCGACGAACACCGCGTGCACGCCCTCGAGCTCCAGCGCCGCCGAGGTGTCGATGCCGACGACGCGCGCGCGGGCGAACGGGCTGCGCACGAAGCACGCGTGCAGCATCCCCGGCCGCGACACGTCGTCGACGTAGGTTCCCTGCCCGGTGAGCAGTCGTGGGTCCTCGACCCGGTTCACCCGGGTGCCCGCGTACCGGGCGGCGGTCGGCGAGGCGGTGGCTGTCGTGGCGGTGGGGTTCCCCATGGCGGTCTCCGGAACGAGCGGTAGTGGAAAGGAGGACCGGATCCAGCTCGGGCTGGTCCGTTTTCCCTCAGGCGCGCCCGCGGCGGAACAGCGAGCTCAGCAGCCAGCCCGCGACGAAGCCGACGAGGACGGGGGCGAGCCTCCTGACGACCGGCGCGCCGGCGGTGTCGAGCAGGTTGACGGGCTCGGGTTCCGGCTGGCTGATGACGCGCACCGCCGCCGGCACCGGTGCCGCGGTCACCGGGGCCGGAGCGACGGCCGGCGAGGCCGCAGCCGGAGCCGGAGCGACGGTCGGCGGGGTCGGAGCGACGGCCGGCGAGGTCGGAACGACAGCCTCCGGCGCGGTGGCCGCCGGGGCCGGGGCGGCGTCACCGCTGAGCACGGTGGACTCCAGGGACTCGACGAAGCGCCCGAGCAGGTTGGTGCTGACGTCGCTGATCACACCGCGGCCGAACTGGGCGACCCTCCCGGTGATCTTCAGGTCGGTGAGCACGCTGACCTGGGTGCCGGCGCCGTCGGGGGCAAGCGTCACGGTGATGGTGGCCGACGCGTTGCCCTGGCCCCGGGTCTCCCGGCCGTCGGCCTTCAGGACGGCCCGGTGGGCGGCCTCGTCCCGTTCGAGGAAGGTCGCGGTGCCCTTGTACTGCGCGGTGACCGGGCCGACCTTGACCTTCACGATGCCGCGGTACTCCTCGCCCTCCACCTCCTGCAGCTGGGCTCCCGGCAGGCAGGGCGCGATGCGCTCGAGGTCGGTGAGCACCGACCAGGTGGTGGCCGGGCTCGCGTCGACGCGGAACTCGTTGCTCAGATCCATGATTTCCTTCAACCGGCAGACAGACAGGCCCCACGACGGAGGCGGAGGCTGGTGGACAGGCCGGCCCCACAGCCGGGGCCGGCGGTGGGACCGGCATCGCGGTGCGGCCGGCCACCGGTCACGGCGTGTTGCCCGCCGCGGCCCGTACCGCCTTGAAGATCCCCTGGTAGCCGGTGCAGCGGCAGATGTTGCCGGACAGGCCGGCCCGGATCTCCTCGTCGGTCGGGTCGGGGTTGTCCCGCAGCAGGGCGGTGACCGACACGATGAAGCCCGGCGTGCAGAACCCACACTGCAGGCCGTGGTTCTCCTGGAAGGCCACCTGCACCGGCGAGAGGTTCTCCGGTGTGCCCAGGCCCTCGATCGTGGTGACCTCACGGCCGTCGGCCTGCACCGCGAGCACGAGGCACGCACGCACCGCCGCGCCGTCGAGCAGCACCGTGCAGGCACCGCAAACCCCGTGCTCGCAGCCGAGGTGGGTGCCGGTCAGATGGCAGTGCTCCCGCAGGAAGTCGGCGAGCGTCAGCCGAGGCTCCACCCGCCCGCGGCGGTCCGCGCCGTTGACACGCAGCCTGATCTGGACTTCATCCATCATGGGCCTCCCGGATCGCGCGCTGCCAGGCCCGGGTGACCATCGCGGCCCCGACGCGCCGGCGGTAGT from Parafrankia discariae encodes:
- a CDS encoding (2Fe-2S)-binding protein; this encodes MMDEVQIRLRVNGADRRGRVEPRLTLADFLREHCHLTGTHLGCEHGVCGACTVLLDGAAVRACLVLAVQADGREVTTIEGLGTPENLSPVQVAFQENHGLQCGFCTPGFIVSVTALLRDNPDPTDEEIRAGLSGNICRCTGYQGIFKAVRAAAGNTP
- a CDS encoding SRPBCC family protein; this encodes MDLSNEFRVDASPATTWSVLTDLERIAPCLPGAQLQEVEGEEYRGIVKVKVGPVTAQYKGTATFLERDEAAHRAVLKADGRETRGQGNASATITVTLAPDGAGTQVSVLTDLKITGRVAQFGRGVISDVSTNLLGRFVESLESTVLSGDAAPAPAATAPEAVVPTSPAVAPTPPTVAPAPAAASPAVAPAPVTAAPVPAAVRVISQPEPEPVNLLDTAGAPVVRRLAPVLVGFVAGWLLSSLFRRGRA